The genomic segment AGGACGTCGGCGTTCGGCCCGGCGCCCGACGTGCCGGGGGCGGGCGGGCGCAGGTCCGTCGGGGGCGGCGGGACGCGCAGCTCCGGCGGGCGGAGGCCGTGGTCCACGACCTCGATCGACTCGAGGTCGTCGCGCGGCGCGACGAGCGGCGCGGCGGGCCAGGGCATCTTGACGCCGGCGACCGCGTTCGGCTTGACGAGGCGGAACCGTTCGTATCCCTCGACGACGTACGGCAGCGCCGAGGCGCACCAGAAGAGCGCGACCGCGGCGATCGTCTTCCAAGCGAGCCCGCGTCCGCGCGGCGCTTGCGCGGTCTCGGCGGCGCGCGGCGCTTGGGCGGTCTCCGCGACGGGCGTGGGCGGCGCGGCGCGCCGTCCCTGCGCGGCCGCATCGCCGCGCGACGTCCGCGTTCCTTTTCCCGCTCTGCTCCCCCGGCCCACGGCTCGTCCCGTCCCTAGAAGTTGAAGTAGATGAAGCCGGCCACGGCGGCGGTCGAGACGTAGCCGACCGCCAGCGCGACCGCGGCCAGCAACGCGGCCTGCAGCGGCGCCGGCGCCGCCGCGAAGCGCGCCTCCGTTTTCTTGTACCAGCCCTCGGGCAGCCACTGCGCGCCGATCGCCGCGGCCACGGCGACGATCGTCGGCGCGGCGAGGTTGCCGGCGCCGAAGCTCAGCGCGCGCAGCCGCCCGAGCACCTCGCCCACCGCCGCCAGGTCGGCGCAGCGGAAGAAGAGCCAGCCGAAGGCGACGAAGTGGAACGTGACGAAGGCCCCGGCGATCTTCCGCCAGATCGGCTTCGGGCCGCGCCGCCGCCGCGCGACGAAGTGCAGGAAGGCGAGGCCGATCCCGTGCAGCAGCCCCCAGAAGACGAAATTCCACGAGGCGCCGTGCCAGAGCCCGCCCAGCGTGAAGGTCACGATCGAGGCCATGTAGGGCCAGTAGAACCGGCGCTTGTTGCCGGGGAGCGAGGCGAAGAGGTAGTCGCGCAGCCAGGTGGAGAACGAGATGTGCCAGCGGCGCCAGAACTCGACGAGGTCGCTCGCGCGGTAGGGGGAGTTGAAGTTGTCCTTGAGCTTGAAGCCGAGGAGCAGCGCCGAGCCGATCGCGACGTCGCTGTAGCCGGAGAAGTCGCAGTAGATCTGCGCCGCGTAGCCGTAGATCCCGCCGAGCACCTCGAGGCTGGAGTACATCCCCGGCAGCTCGAAGACGCGGTTCACGAGGTTGGCCGCGACGTAGTCGGCGAGGACCAGCTTCTTGAACATCCCCAGGCCGATCAGGAAGAGCGCGCGTCCGCCGTCCTCGGCCGAGAGGCGCGAGGGGGGCGCGGCGAGCTGCGGCAGCAACGTCTCGCCGCGGGTGATCGGGCCGGCGAGCAGCGTGGGGAAGAACGAGACGAAGGCGAGGTGCCGGAGGAACGAGCGCGGCGGCTCCGCCTCGCGGCGGAAGACGTCGATCACCAGCCCCATCGACTGGAACGTGTAGAACGAGACGCCGACGGCGAAGACGACCTTGAACGGCGCGT from the bacterium genome contains:
- a CDS encoding MBOAT family protein; translation: MSFASPFYLPFLMAVLVLWWAGRRLRLPATALLVAVSFFFYATWNPLLCLALLGTATLDHFVCLGLGRAKGAAARRALVALSVTANLSALVFFKYFNFLADAVSRLSEAFGPGGFDAPFKVVFAVGVSFYTFQSMGLVIDVFRREAEPPRSFLRHLAFVSFFPTLLAGPITRGETLLPQLAAPPSRLSAEDGGRALFLIGLGMFKKLVLADYVAANLVNRVFELPGMYSSLEVLGGIYGYAAQIYCDFSGYSDVAIGSALLLGFKLKDNFNSPYRASDLVEFWRRWHISFSTWLRDYLFASLPGNKRRFYWPYMASIVTFTLGGLWHGASWNFVFWGLLHGIGLAFLHFVARRRRGPKPIWRKIAGAFVTFHFVAFGWLFFRCADLAAVGEVLGRLRALSFGAGNLAAPTIVAVAAAIGAQWLPEGWYKKTEARFAAAPAPLQAALLAAVALAVGYVSTAAVAGFIYFNF